Proteins co-encoded in one Sulfurospirillum arsenophilum NBRC 109478 genomic window:
- a CDS encoding LysR family transcriptional regulator yields MLKDFSKVETFLTVVREKSFSKASKKLGISQPAVTQQIKLLEEYLDIQIVDRKKNGIKLTTAGEELYKVAIKLEKHLLAAEREMLRLVNKEVIFVLGASPVIGNYILPDFLNDIQEAIKNNVMLKVEDAAGVTEKLLDKKVDLALIEAPIFQEGIIYREWLEDELVITSRSPLPKMVKKEDLLSFNWICREEESNTRKIIHETFEKMDVDCKSFKVKSIVTSSTAVKHTLMKANIEETPTVSILSKHIIADELENGQLYTTKMKGLKLTRMLYLCYIKDRKHDALIDNVINYIMNKHDIKA; encoded by the coding sequence ATGCTGAAAGATTTCTCTAAAGTAGAAACCTTTTTAACGGTTGTGCGCGAGAAAAGCTTCTCAAAAGCCTCGAAAAAATTAGGAATCAGCCAACCTGCAGTCACCCAACAAATTAAACTTTTAGAAGAGTATTTGGATATTCAAATTGTCGATCGTAAAAAAAACGGTATTAAACTGACTACCGCTGGAGAAGAGCTTTACAAAGTTGCTATCAAACTTGAGAAACATCTCTTAGCAGCTGAGCGTGAAATGCTTCGTTTAGTCAATAAAGAGGTTATTTTTGTCCTTGGTGCATCACCCGTCATTGGAAATTATATCTTGCCAGATTTTCTCAATGACATTCAAGAAGCCATTAAAAACAATGTCATGCTTAAAGTCGAAGACGCCGCAGGCGTTACTGAAAAATTACTCGATAAAAAGGTCGATTTGGCCCTGATTGAAGCACCTATTTTTCAAGAAGGTATCATTTACCGTGAATGGTTGGAAGATGAACTTGTGATTACAAGTCGTTCACCGCTTCCGAAGATGGTTAAAAAAGAGGATTTACTCTCCTTCAACTGGATTTGCCGTGAAGAAGAGTCCAATACGCGCAAAATCATTCATGAGACATTTGAAAAGATGGATGTGGATTGTAAAAGTTTTAAAGTGAAAAGTATCGTTACAAGCTCTACGGCTGTCAAACATACCCTCATGAAAGCGAACATTGAAGAGACACCTACAGTTTCGATTCTCTCAAAACATATTATCGCAGACGAATTGGAAAACGGACAACTTTACACCACAAAAATGAAGGGGTTAAAGCTCACACGCATGCTCTATCT